Genomic window (uncultured Methanobrevibacter sp.):
TAATGCGGAGTTAATTTGTGCAAATTCTTTTCCACCTACACCGGTTGCAATAGTAATTGCAGCGAATGGGCATAATTCAACACATACTTGACAAGCACCACAAACAGCGTCGTCGTTGGATGCAATAATAGGTTCGATTTCTACTTCTCCTTTAGCCATTGGGATTGCTGCTCTGGATGCTGCAGCTGAACCTTGTGCTACGGAGTCAGGAATATCTTTAGGACCTTGTGCTACACCAGCAATGTAAACACCATCAGTTAAGGTGTCAACAGGTCTGAGTTTAGGGTGAGCTTCCATGTAGAATCCGTCTGCAGATCTGGAGAGACCTAAGGTTTGTCTGAGTTCGTCAGATCCTGCAGAGTGTTCGAGACCTACACTTAATACAACGAGGTCGTAAGTGTATTCGGTTACTTTACCGAGTAAAGTGTCTTCTGCTCTGATAGTTAAGGTTAAGTCATCGTTTTCGAAGATTTGTGCAGGTTTACCTCTGATAAATTCAATACCGTATTTTTCTTGAGATGTTTTGTAGAACTCTTCGTATCCTTTACCGAATGAACGGATATCCATGTAGTAACAGGTTACTTCGGTATCAGGTTCGTGGTCAATACATAATTGAGCGTTTTTCATGGAGTACATACAACATACTCTGGAACAGTATGGTTTACCGATTTGTTCATCTCTTGAACCGACACAGTGGATGAATGCTACACGTTTAGGTTCGATACCGTCGGAAGGTTTGATTACGTGACCACCGGTAGGTCCGGATGCGTTAATCATCCTTTCAATTTCCATAGCGGTAATAACGTTTGAGAAACGTCCGTATCCGTATTGGTAAATGCTTGAAGGATCGAATGGGTCGTAACCGATAGCAGCTACAATAGTACCAACTTCTAATTCAATTTCAGTAGGTTGTTGGTTGTGGTCGATTGCGTCTGGTCCACATGCTTGTACACATAAGTTACATTCGATACAGTAATCTTTATCGATAGTTGCACATAATGGTACAGCTTGAGGGAATGGAATGTAAGCAGCTTTTACCATACCTACACCTTCGTCGTAGTAGTTAGGTATTTCAATAGGACAAGCTTCTTGACATGCACCACATCCAGTACATAAATCTTCATCTACGTATCTTGCTTTTTTCTCTACGGTTACTTTGAAGTTTCCGATGTATCCGTCTACTTCAGTTACTTCAGCGTAAGAGATCAATTCGATGTTTTCGTGTTTGGAACAGTCTACCATTTTAGGTGCTAAAATACACATTGAACAGTCGAGAGTTGGGAATGTTTTATCTAATTGTCCCATTCTTCCACCAATGGTTGGGTTTCTTTCTACCATGTAGGTTTTGAAGCCCATGTCACCTAAATCTAATGCTGTTTGGATACCAGCTACTCCACCACCGATAACTAATGCTTTGTTATCTACAGCTACTTTGGTAG
Coding sequences:
- a CDS encoding CoB--CoM heterodisulfide reductase iron-sulfur subunit A family protein, which produces MAEENNNEELRIGVYVCHCGVNVGGVVDCPSVAEYAKTLPGVVHATDYKYMCSDPGQAMIQEDIKEKNLNRIVVAACSPRLHEPTFRRCVEEAGLNKFLFEFANLREQDSWVHMNQPEEATEKAKDLTRMAVAKARLLEPLEATKVAVDNKALVIGGGVAGIQTALDLGDMGFKTYMVERNPTIGGRMGQLDKTFPTLDCSMCILAPKMVDCSKHENIELISYAEVTEVDGYIGNFKVTVEKKARYVDEDLCTGCGACQEACPIEIPNYYDEGVGMVKAAYIPFPQAVPLCATIDKDYCIECNLCVQACGPDAIDHNQQPTEIELEVGTIVAAIGYDPFDPSSIYQYGYGRFSNVITAMEIERMINASGPTGGHVIKPSDGIEPKRVAFIHCVGSRDEQIGKPYCSRVCCMYSMKNAQLCIDHEPDTEVTCYYMDIRSFGKGYEEFYKTSQEKYGIEFIRGKPAQIFENDDLTLTIRAEDTLLGKVTEYTYDLVVLSVGLEHSAGSDELRQTLGLSRSADGFYMEAHPKLRPVDTLTDGVYIAGVAQGPKDIPDSVAQGSAAASRAAIPMAKGEVEIEPIIASNDDAVCGACQVCVELCPFAAITIATGVGGKEFAQINSALCKGCGTCVGACPSGAMNQQHFKTEQIMAQISAALEDIGK